The Ranitomeya imitator isolate aRanImi1 chromosome 3, aRanImi1.pri, whole genome shotgun sequence genome has a window encoding:
- the LOC138671532 gene encoding basic salivary proline-rich protein 1-like: protein MPRDPPYTGNIPRDPPYTRNIPRGPPFTRNIPRGLPYTGNTLRGLPNTGNTPQGLPHSGNIPRELPNIPQGLPYTRNFLRGLPYTRNTPRGLPYTRNTPRGLPYSRNTLQDLPYTGNTPRGLPYSGNTLQDLSYTGNTPRGQPYSGNTLQDLSYTRNTPRGLPYSGNTLQDLSYTGNTPRGLPYSGNTLQDLTYTGNTPRGLPHTGNTPQGLPYSGNTPRGLPYRGNTLQDLSYTGNTPRGLPYSRNTLQDLPYTGNTPRGLPYSGNTLQDLSYTGNTPRGLPYSGNTLQDLSYTGNTPRGLPYSGNTLQDLSYSGNTPRGLPYSGNTPRGLPYIGNTLQDLSYTGNIPQALPYIGNTPRGLPYTRNIPRELPYTENILRDIAILDKL from the exons atgccacgagacccgccatataccggaaACATCCCGCgagacccgccatataccaggaATATCCCACGAGGCCCGCCATTTACCAGGAACATCCCACGaggcctgccgtataccgggaacaccctgcGAGGCCTGCCGAATACCGGGAACACCCCGCAAGGCCTGCCGCATAGCGGGAACATCCCGCGAgagctgcc GAACATCCCGCAAGGCCTGCCGTATACCAGAAACTTCTTGCGAGGCctaccgtataccaggaacaccccgcgaggcctgccgtataccaggaacaccccgcgAGGCCTGCCGTAtagcaggaacaccctacaagacctgccgtataccgggaacaccccgcgAGGCCTGCCATATagcgggaacaccctacaagacctgtcgtataccgggaacaccccgagAGGCCAGCCGTATagcgggaacaccctacaagacctgtcgtataccaggaacaccccgcgAGGCCTGCCATATagcgggaacaccctacaagacctgtcgtataccgggaacaccccgcgAGGCCTGCCGTATagcgggaacaccctacaagacctgacatataccgggaacaccccgcgAGGCCTGccgcataccgggaacaccccgcAAGGCCTGCCATATAGCGGGAACACCCCGCGAGGCCTGCCGTATAgagggaacaccctacaagacctgtcgtataccgggaacaccccgcgAGGCCTGCCGTATAgccgaaacaccctacaagacctgccgtataccgggaacaccccgcgAGGCCTGCCGTATagcgggaacaccctacaagacctgtcgtataccgggaacaccccgcgAGGCCTGCCATATagcgggaacaccctacaagacctgtcatataccgggaacaccccacgagGCCTGCCATATagcgggaacaccctacaagacctgtcgTATAGCGGGAACACCCCGCGAGGCCTGCCGTATAGCGGGAACACCCCACGAGGCCTGCCGTATatcgggaacaccctacaagacctgtcatatactgggaacatcccacaagccctgccgtatatcgggaacaccccGCGAGGCCTGCCTTATACCAGGAACATCCCACGAGAGCTGCCATATACCGAGAACATCCTGCGAGACATTGCCATTTTGGACAAGCTCTGA